A DNA window from Candidatus Thermoplasmatota archaeon contains the following coding sequences:
- a CDS encoding VOC family protein, which translates to MASGITPVLNVSSVEKSAEFYRGLGLKIKRESMGGMSWSTVRSGDAALLLFPKDAIPEGAPADTAAWLSGELGKGVLISIGVANAKRAWEKAQAMRANVDQPIEANPWGGQSFMLTDPDGYAIQVSDRWPEGPATRKAPRKAPKARGKAPKRGAKKTRKARK; encoded by the coding sequence ATGGCGAGCGGCATCACCCCCGTCCTGAACGTGTCGAGCGTCGAGAAATCCGCCGAGTTCTACCGAGGCCTCGGTCTCAAGATCAAGCGCGAGTCCATGGGCGGCATGAGCTGGTCCACGGTCCGCTCCGGCGACGCCGCGCTCCTGCTCTTTCCCAAGGACGCGATCCCGGAGGGCGCGCCCGCGGACACGGCCGCGTGGCTCTCGGGCGAGCTCGGCAAGGGCGTGCTCATCTCGATCGGCGTCGCGAACGCGAAGCGCGCGTGGGAGAAGGCGCAGGCGATGCGCGCGAACGTGGACCAGCCGATCGAGGCGAACCCGTGGGGCGGCCAGAGCTTCATGCTCACGGACCCGGACGGCTACGCGATCCAGGTGAGCGACCGCTGGCCCGAAGGGCCCGCGACGCGCAAGGCCCCCCGCAAGGCCCCGAAGGCGCGCGGGAAGGCGCCGAAGCGCGGCGCGAAGAAGACGCGGAAGGCGCGAAAGTAG